Proteins encoded in a region of the Planctomicrobium piriforme genome:
- a CDS encoding YciI family protein — MRVMVIVKASPDSEAGIMPSEQLIRDMGNFNEELLKAGLLEGVGEGLHPSSKGVRVHCSGSQRTVTDGPFAETKELVAGFWIWQVKSMEEAIAWVKRCPNPMNDDSDIEIRPIFSMEDFGEAFTPELQAQEARVWAEAKKRQTK; from the coding sequence ATGAGAGTCATGGTCATCGTCAAAGCCTCTCCCGATTCCGAAGCGGGCATCATGCCCAGCGAGCAATTGATTCGGGACATGGGCAACTTCAATGAAGAACTCTTAAAGGCCGGCCTCCTCGAGGGCGTGGGTGAAGGACTGCACCCCAGCTCCAAAGGAGTCCGCGTGCACTGCTCAGGCAGCCAGCGCACCGTCACCGACGGCCCTTTCGCCGAAACCAAGGAACTCGTCGCTGGCTTCTGGATCTGGCAGGTGAAATCGATGGAGGAAGCCATCGCCTGGGTCAAACGCTGCCCCAACCCCATGAACGACGATTCCGACATCGAAATCCGCCCGATCTTTTCAATGGAAGATTTCGGCGAAGCCTTCACTCCCGAATTACAGGCACAGGAAGCACGCGTCTGGGCAGAAGCGAAAAAACGCCAGACGAAATGA